One window of Mesorhizobium sp. WSM4904 genomic DNA carries:
- a CDS encoding YkvA family protein, giving the protein MAQDSGFDFFGFGDKLAGEGEVREKFWRTAKKAARQIPFMDEVVAAYYCAMDRDTPLRAKGILLAALGYFVLPVDFIPDFVLGLGFTDDLAVLTAAITAVSAHITPAHRQAARDALADKG; this is encoded by the coding sequence ATGGCGCAGGACTCCGGTTTTGATTTCTTCGGCTTTGGCGACAAGCTCGCCGGCGAGGGCGAGGTGCGCGAGAAATTCTGGCGCACCGCCAAGAAGGCCGCCCGGCAGATCCCGTTCATGGACGAGGTGGTCGCCGCCTATTATTGCGCCATGGACAGGGACACGCCGCTGCGCGCCAAGGGCATCCTGCTGGCCGCGCTCGGCTATTTCGTGCTGCCGGTGGACTTCATTCCCGACTTCGTCCTCGGTCTCGGCTTCACCGACGACCTCGCCGTGCTGACCGCCGCGATCACCGCCGTCAGCGCCCACATCACGCCCGCACACCGGCAGGCGGCCAGGGACGCCCTGGCCGACAAGGGCTAA
- a CDS encoding LysE family translocator: protein MSFIPDTTTLIQFAIATIILAITPGPDMTLFVSRTLSQGRATGFASMAGALCGTLIHTTLVVVGVSALIVASPMAFFALKIFGAGYLVFLAWQAVTKGSAFSPEKKEGPRISLLRSWAAGLGVNLLNPKIILFFMTFLPQFVSAHDPNAPGKLFFLGVMFIALSIPVTAPMVLAAEKFSAAMKASPRVTRVVDYLFGGVFSAFALKILTAQAK from the coding sequence ATGTCCTTCATTCCCGACACCACGACGCTGATCCAGTTCGCCATCGCCACGATAATCCTGGCGATCACGCCGGGGCCGGACATGACGCTGTTCGTGTCGCGCACGCTGAGCCAGGGCCGCGCCACCGGCTTCGCCTCGATGGCCGGGGCGCTGTGCGGCACGCTGATCCATACCACGCTGGTGGTGGTCGGCGTCTCGGCGCTGATCGTGGCCTCGCCGATGGCCTTCTTCGCGCTGAAGATCTTCGGCGCCGGCTATCTCGTGTTCCTGGCCTGGCAGGCGGTGACGAAGGGCTCGGCCTTCTCGCCGGAGAAGAAGGAAGGGCCTCGGATCTCTTTGCTCCGCAGCTGGGCGGCCGGGCTCGGCGTCAACCTGCTCAATCCGAAGATCATCCTGTTCTTCATGACCTTCCTGCCGCAATTCGTCTCCGCGCATGATCCCAACGCGCCCGGAAAGCTGTTTTTCCTCGGCGTCATGTTCATCGCGCTGTCGATCCCGGTGACGGCGCCGATGGTGCTGGCGGCGGAGAAGTTTTCGGCGGCGATGAAGGCGAGCCCGCGCGTGACGCGTGTGGTCGACTATCTGTTCGGCGGCGTGTTCTCGGCCTTCGCGCTCAAGATCCTGACTGCACAGGCGAAGTAA
- a CDS encoding 4a-hydroxytetrahydrobiopterin dehydratase, translating into MTREKLSKEAIATALTELEGWSLAADGASIKRSFGFKNFSEAFAFMTRVALAAEKMDHHPDWSNAYKTVDVTLNTHDAGGVTALDIELAKRMNRYFG; encoded by the coding sequence ATGACCAGGGAAAAGCTCAGCAAGGAGGCGATCGCCACCGCGCTTACCGAACTCGAAGGCTGGTCGCTGGCCGCCGACGGCGCCTCCATCAAACGCAGCTTCGGCTTCAAGAACTTCTCCGAAGCCTTCGCCTTCATGACCCGCGTGGCTTTAGCCGCCGAGAAGATGGACCACCACCCTGACTGGTCGAACGCCTACAAGACCGTCGACGTGACGCTGAATACCCATGATGCAGGCGGCGTCACGGCGCTCGACATCGAGCTCGCCAAGCGGATGAACCGGTATTTCGGGTAG
- a CDS encoding DUF1236 domain-containing protein yields MKSVLFPALAGALLAMPGAALADTPVSALTDLNVRAGPGPQYPVIGVLAAGQSATLRGCIANSKWCTIAEAGGNGWVYSDYVTGDFGGSRVVLTRRPADADIAVVSPPADDVYSQDDYTGAIVASDPVDPIARPPAEVGTYVTTHRVDPIYLEGEVVTGAVLPDTVELREIPDYNYRYVYVNNQPALVDPGTRRIVYVMR; encoded by the coding sequence ATGAAAAGCGTATTGTTTCCGGCGCTTGCCGGTGCGCTGCTCGCCATGCCGGGTGCGGCCCTTGCCGACACGCCGGTCTCGGCGTTGACGGATCTGAACGTCCGCGCCGGCCCGGGCCCGCAATATCCTGTGATCGGCGTGCTGGCGGCCGGCCAGTCGGCTACGCTCAGGGGCTGCATCGCAAACAGCAAATGGTGCACCATCGCCGAAGCCGGCGGCAACGGCTGGGTCTATTCCGACTATGTGACGGGCGACTTCGGCGGCAGCCGCGTGGTGCTCACGCGCCGGCCGGCCGATGCCGACATCGCCGTCGTGTCGCCGCCGGCTGACGATGTCTATTCGCAGGACGACTACACCGGCGCCATCGTTGCCAGCGATCCGGTTGATCCGATCGCCAGGCCGCCGGCCGAGGTAGGCACCTACGTCACCACGCATCGGGTCGACCCGATCTATCTCGAGGGCGAAGTGGTGACCGGCGCGGTCCTGCCCGACACGGTCGAATTGCGCGAGATCCCGGACTACAACTATCGTTATGTCTATGTGAACAACCAGCCGGCGCTGGTGGATCCCGGCACGCGGCGCATCGTCTATGTGATGCGCTGA
- a CDS encoding low molecular weight protein-tyrosine-phosphatase, with protein sequence MSAKPIKSILFVCLGNICRSPLAEGVFRAVLAERGMTRDIVLDSAATSGWEVGSAPDPRSIAVAASHGIDISGQRARRIAPEDFSRFDLILGMDRSNVRDLKALAPQAGRDRIHLYLKFATGAERDVPDPYYEDQQAFAAVYRMIREASEALAKRLEARASAPVKGQASSTM encoded by the coding sequence ATGAGCGCAAAGCCCATAAAATCCATTCTGTTCGTTTGCCTGGGCAACATCTGCCGCTCGCCTTTGGCCGAAGGCGTGTTTCGAGCCGTGCTGGCCGAGCGCGGGATGACCCGCGATATCGTGCTCGATTCGGCCGCCACCAGCGGCTGGGAGGTCGGCTCCGCTCCCGATCCGCGCTCGATCGCGGTCGCCGCAAGCCACGGCATCGACATTTCCGGACAAAGGGCGCGCAGAATAGCGCCGGAGGATTTTTCGCGCTTCGACCTGATCCTCGGCATGGACCGCTCGAATGTGCGCGATCTCAAGGCGCTGGCACCGCAGGCCGGGCGCGACCGTATCCATCTCTATCTGAAATTTGCGACCGGAGCGGAACGGGACGTGCCGGATCCCTATTACGAGGACCAGCAGGCCTTCGCCGCCGTCTACCGCATGATCCGCGAAGCGTCGGAGGCGCTGGCGAAGCGGCTGGAGGCGCGCGCGTCGGCGCCGGTCAAGGGCCAGGCTTCCTCGACGATGTAA
- a CDS encoding lytic transglycosylase domain-containing protein, with translation MAFFAKGRIFMAAVVAALGLATGAQAAASCGKSGAGFDAWKQQFAAEAQAEGVGQRGLSALAGATYATRTIAADRAIHKAFSGSVEAFMKRRGGAAIISRGRALKKQNAAMFDRIEQTYGVPPGVLLAIWGMETGFGASMGNQNTVSAILTLAYDCRRPDYFTPHAIAALKLVDRGALSASSVGAMHGEIGHTQFLPGNVLKYGVGSGNLRDRNTALASTANFLKGHGWQAGASYEANMGAIAGWNSASVYQQAIARIAEAIDAD, from the coding sequence ATGGCATTTTTTGCCAAGGGAAGGATTTTCATGGCCGCTGTTGTGGCGGCACTTGGGCTGGCGACGGGCGCGCAGGCGGCGGCCAGCTGCGGCAAGAGCGGCGCTGGCTTCGATGCCTGGAAGCAGCAGTTTGCGGCGGAAGCACAGGCCGAGGGCGTGGGGCAGAGGGGTCTGTCCGCGCTGGCCGGCGCCACTTACGCAACAAGGACGATCGCCGCCGATCGCGCCATCCACAAGGCTTTCAGCGGCTCGGTGGAGGCGTTCATGAAGCGCCGGGGCGGGGCTGCGATCATTTCCAGGGGTCGTGCGCTGAAGAAGCAGAACGCGGCGATGTTCGACAGGATCGAACAGACCTACGGCGTGCCGCCGGGCGTGCTGCTCGCCATCTGGGGCATGGAGACCGGCTTCGGTGCGTCCATGGGCAACCAGAACACGGTCTCGGCCATTCTGACGCTGGCCTATGATTGCCGCCGCCCGGACTATTTTACCCCTCACGCCATCGCGGCGCTGAAGCTGGTCGATCGCGGCGCGCTGAGCGCCTCGTCGGTGGGCGCCATGCATGGCGAGATCGGCCACACCCAGTTCCTGCCCGGAAACGTCTTGAAGTACGGCGTCGGCAGCGGAAATCTGCGCGACCGGAACACCGCGCTCGCCTCCACCGCCAACTTCCTCAAGGGTCATGGCTGGCAGGCCGGCGCGAGCTATGAGGCGAACATGGGCGCGATCGCCGGCTGGAACTCGGCCAGCGTCTACCAGCAGGCCATCGCCCGCATCGCCGAGGCGATCGACGCCGACTGA
- a CDS encoding arylesterase, translating into MAFKHTLAAALILFLAVCGAISSARAETFKIVGFGDSLTAGFGLGPGQGFTDRLQAALKAKGHDVAVANAGVSGDTTSGGLARLDWSVPDGTRLVILELGANDMLRGVSPDIAEKNLDAMLAKLKQRKIAVLLAGMRAAPNLGTGYQQAFDAIYPGLAAKYDVPLYPFFLDGVASHPDLQLEDGLHPNPKGVEVIVERILPTVEKAIAADGGA; encoded by the coding sequence ATGGCTTTCAAACATACTCTTGCCGCAGCCCTCATCCTTTTCCTTGCGGTTTGCGGCGCCATTTCGTCGGCGCGCGCCGAGACGTTCAAGATCGTCGGTTTCGGTGACAGCCTGACGGCAGGCTTCGGTCTCGGTCCGGGTCAGGGGTTTACCGACAGGCTTCAGGCGGCGCTGAAGGCGAAAGGCCATGACGTCGCCGTCGCCAATGCCGGCGTGTCCGGCGACACCACGAGCGGCGGGCTGGCGCGGCTCGACTGGTCGGTGCCGGACGGCACCCGGCTTGTGATCCTCGAGCTCGGCGCCAACGACATGCTGCGCGGCGTCTCGCCCGACATCGCCGAAAAGAACCTCGACGCTATGCTGGCGAAGCTGAAACAGCGCAAGATCGCCGTGCTTCTTGCCGGCATGCGCGCGGCGCCCAACCTCGGCACCGGCTACCAGCAGGCCTTCGATGCGATCTATCCGGGGCTCGCCGCGAAATACGATGTTCCGCTCTATCCGTTCTTTCTCGACGGCGTAGCCAGCCATCCCGACCTGCAGCTCGAGGACGGCCTGCACCCCAACCCCAAGGGCGTCGAAGTGATCGTCGAGCGCATCCTGCCCACTGTCGAGAAGGCAATTGCCGCCGATGGCGGCGCATAA
- the rlmN gene encoding 23S rRNA (adenine(2503)-C(2))-methyltransferase RlmN — MTLSFDLTAEGARDALRARAAATEKPSLIGLTRAELGAALVEAGIVPERQAKMRAQQLWHWMYVRGVSDFAHMFNISKELRAELDKHFTVARPEIVEEQISSDGTRKWLFRFPPRGAGRPVEIETVYIPEEGRGTLCISSQVGCTLTCSFCHTGTQKLVRNLTTEEILAQLLTARDRLGDFPDRDTPDGAIVPAEGRKVSNIVMMGMGEPLYNFEAVKKALLIASDGDGLSLSKRRITLSTSGVVPEIARTGEEIGVMLAISLHATNDDLRDLLVPINKKFPLKELIAACRAYPGLSNARRITFEYVMLKDVNDSLDDAKALVKLLKGIPAKINLIPFNPWPGTNYQSSDWETIEKFADYINNAGYASPIRTPRGRDILAACGQLKSESERMRKVDRLALEAMMIAGHGEA; from the coding sequence ATGACCCTTTCATTCGATCTGACCGCCGAAGGCGCGCGCGATGCCTTGCGCGCTCGTGCTGCAGCGACGGAGAAGCCGTCGCTGATCGGCCTGACCCGCGCCGAGCTTGGCGCCGCCCTCGTCGAGGCCGGCATCGTGCCTGAGCGCCAGGCCAAGATGCGCGCCCAGCAGCTCTGGCACTGGATGTATGTGCGCGGCGTCTCCGACTTCGCCCACATGTTCAACATCTCCAAGGAACTGCGCGCCGAGCTCGACAAGCATTTCACCGTCGCCCGGCCCGAAATCGTCGAGGAGCAGATATCTTCCGACGGTACGCGCAAATGGCTGTTCCGCTTCCCGCCGCGCGGCGCCGGCCGGCCGGTCGAGATCGAGACCGTCTATATCCCCGAGGAAGGGCGCGGCACGCTCTGCATCTCCTCGCAGGTCGGCTGCACGCTGACCTGCTCCTTCTGCCACACCGGCACGCAGAAGCTGGTGCGCAACCTCACGACGGAGGAAATCCTGGCGCAGCTGCTCACCGCGCGCGACCGTCTCGGCGACTTCCCCGACCGCGACACGCCGGACGGCGCCATCGTGCCGGCCGAGGGCAGAAAAGTCTCCAACATCGTCATGATGGGCATGGGCGAGCCGCTCTACAATTTCGAGGCGGTGAAGAAGGCGCTGCTGATCGCCTCCGACGGCGATGGCCTGTCCCTGTCGAAGCGCCGCATCACGCTGTCGACCTCCGGCGTGGTGCCGGAGATCGCCCGCACCGGCGAGGAGATCGGCGTCATGCTGGCGATCTCGCTGCACGCCACCAACGACGACCTGCGCGACCTTCTGGTGCCGATCAACAAGAAGTTCCCGCTGAAGGAGCTGATCGCCGCCTGCCGCGCCTATCCCGGCCTGTCGAACGCCCGCCGTATCACCTTCGAATATGTGATGCTGAAGGACGTCAACGATTCCCTCGACGACGCCAAGGCGCTGGTGAAGCTCTTGAAGGGCATTCCGGCTAAGATCAACCTGATCCCGTTCAACCCCTGGCCCGGCACCAACTACCAGAGCTCGGACTGGGAGACGATCGAGAAGTTCGCCGATTACATCAACAACGCCGGCTATGCCTCGCCGATCCGCACGCCGCGCGGCCGCGACATCCTGGCTGCCTGCGGCCAGCTGAAGTCGGAATCGGAGCGGATGCGCAAGGTGGACCGCCTGGCGCTGGAAGCCATGATGATCGCGGGGCACGGCGAGGCGTGA
- a CDS encoding chloride channel protein, with the protein MAGISRRHPMLRRSQAIWGSRRVWQPRLVFWAGALSIGLISVLFAMLADRAQALFHVVTAGDGGWRFYLPLVLTPAGFVLCAWLAHSFFPGSQGSGIPQAIAARHLRDDEDRGHLLSLRLAAGKIALTVLGLFCGASIGREGPTVQVGASLMLQAARWGGMAQARGLILAGSAAGVAAAFNTPLAGIVFAIEEMGRAYESRTNGLVLTAVILAGLASLGLLGNYTYFGVARDTVAFAADWPLVVACGVIGGGFGALFSLLALKITRRIRRWNALQPLWRALLVAGICGLAVAAIGLVSGGLTFGTGYAQARGAIEGAPLPAFFFLEKFAAGVLSMVSGIPGGIFAPSLAVGAGLGSTLGLVFGAGTGLAALLGMAGYFAGVVQAPMTAFVIILEMTGNHDNVIALMCAAVLGYGTARLISNEPLYHALSRVFIAEAIRRRRAAEHPG; encoded by the coding sequence ATGGCCGGCATATCGCGAAGACACCCCATGCTGCGGCGCTCGCAGGCAATATGGGGGTCGCGGCGCGTCTGGCAGCCGCGCCTGGTGTTCTGGGCCGGCGCCCTCTCGATCGGATTGATCAGCGTGCTGTTCGCAATGCTGGCCGACCGGGCGCAGGCGCTGTTCCACGTCGTCACAGCCGGCGATGGCGGCTGGCGCTTCTACCTGCCGCTTGTCTTGACTCCGGCGGGCTTCGTGCTTTGCGCCTGGCTTGCCCATTCCTTCTTTCCGGGATCGCAAGGCAGCGGCATTCCGCAGGCGATCGCCGCCCGCCACCTGCGCGACGACGAAGACCGCGGGCACCTCCTTTCGCTTCGCCTGGCGGCAGGCAAGATCGCGCTCACCGTGTTGGGCCTGTTCTGCGGCGCTTCGATCGGCCGCGAGGGGCCGACGGTGCAGGTCGGCGCCTCGCTGATGTTGCAGGCCGCGCGCTGGGGCGGCATGGCGCAGGCGCGCGGCCTGATCCTGGCCGGCTCCGCCGCCGGCGTCGCCGCGGCCTTCAACACGCCGCTTGCCGGCATCGTCTTCGCCATCGAGGAGATGGGCCGCGCTTACGAGTCGCGCACCAACGGGCTGGTTCTGACCGCGGTGATCCTTGCCGGCCTTGCCTCGCTCGGCCTGCTCGGCAACTACACCTATTTCGGCGTCGCCAGGGATACGGTGGCCTTTGCCGCCGACTGGCCGCTGGTGGTCGCCTGCGGGGTCATCGGCGGCGGCTTCGGGGCGCTTTTCTCGCTGTTGGCGCTGAAGATCACGCGCCGCATCCGGCGCTGGAACGCTCTGCAGCCATTGTGGCGCGCGCTGCTCGTGGCAGGAATCTGCGGGCTGGCAGTTGCCGCGATCGGCCTTGTCTCGGGCGGCCTCACCTTCGGCACCGGCTACGCGCAGGCCCGTGGCGCCATCGAAGGCGCGCCGCTGCCGGCATTCTTCTTCCTGGAAAAATTCGCGGCCGGGGTGCTTTCGATGGTGTCGGGCATTCCGGGCGGCATCTTCGCGCCGTCGCTGGCGGTGGGCGCCGGTCTCGGCAGCACGCTCGGCCTGGTCTTCGGCGCCGGCACCGGTCTCGCCGCGCTGCTCGGCATGGCCGGCTATTTCGCCGGCGTCGTGCAGGCGCCGATGACGGCCTTCGTCATCATCCTCGAAATGACCGGCAACCACGACAATGTGATCGCGCTGATGTGCGCGGCGGTGCTGGGCTACGGCACGGCGCGGCTGATCTCCAACGAGCCGCTCTATCACGCGCTGTCGCGCGTCTTCATCGCCGAGGCGATCCGGCGGCGCAGGGCCGCCGAGCATCCAGGCTGA
- a CDS encoding GIY-YIG nuclease family protein, whose translation MTGYVYMTASQKGGTIYIGVTNDLGRRMPEHKTGQSSSFTSRYGVQRLVWYEEYFDIADAIQRETSLKRWPRRWKVELIEKSNPEWFELFRGTGW comes from the coding sequence ATGACAGGCTATGTTTACATGACCGCAAGCCAGAAAGGCGGCACGATCTACATCGGCGTCACCAATGATCTCGGCCGTCGAATGCCCGAGCACAAGACCGGCCAAAGCTCCAGCTTCACCAGCCGCTACGGTGTGCAGCGTCTCGTCTGGTACGAGGAGTATTTCGACATCGCCGACGCGATCCAGCGTGAGACGTCATTGAAGCGCTGGCCACGCCGATGGAAGGTGGAATTGATCGAGAAGAGCAATCCGGAATGGTTCGAGTTGTTTCGCGGAACTGGCTGGTGA
- a CDS encoding invasion associated locus B family protein: MRGLIAIVSSLVLVAAFAAPALAQQATKIGQHNAWGTYSYQSAGGKVCYVLTVPTDKQPPSLDHGDMFFFVSQRPGQQVSYEPQFIAGYNFQEGSKATVTIDKKTFSMFTRGKSAWVENAAEEPVLIAAMKTGTDMKVSAKSGRGNPTSYVFSLKGISAALASIAKCK; encoded by the coding sequence ATGCGCGGATTGATTGCTATAGTTTCCAGCCTGGTCCTGGTGGCCGCCTTCGCGGCGCCGGCGCTGGCACAGCAGGCGACCAAGATCGGCCAGCACAATGCCTGGGGCACCTACAGCTATCAGTCGGCTGGCGGCAAGGTCTGTTATGTGCTGACCGTGCCGACCGACAAGCAGCCGCCGTCGCTCGACCATGGCGACATGTTCTTCTTCGTCAGCCAGCGTCCGGGGCAGCAGGTCTCCTACGAGCCGCAGTTCATCGCCGGCTACAACTTCCAGGAAGGCTCCAAGGCCACCGTCACCATCGACAAGAAGACCTTCTCGATGTTCACCCGCGGCAAGTCGGCCTGGGTCGAGAACGCCGCCGAGGAGCCGGTGCTGATCGCCGCCATGAAGACTGGCACCGACATGAAAGTGTCGGCCAAGTCGGGGCGAGGCAATCCGACATCCTATGTCTTTTCGCTGAAGGGTATCTCGGCCGCGCTGGCCTCGATCGCCAAGTGCAAGTAG
- a CDS encoding argininosuccinate synthase, whose product MSKFKDVKKVVLAYSGGLDTSIILKWLQTELGAEVVTFTADLGQGGELEPARRKAEMMGIKDIRIVDVREEFVSDFVFPMFRANAVYEGTYLLGTSIARPLISKHLVEIAKETGADAIAHGATGKGNDQVRFELSAYALNPDIKVIAPWRDWSFKSRTDLLNFAEQHQIPVPKDKRGEAPFSVDANLLHSSSEGKVLEDPWSEPPEFVHQRTVSPMDAPDVVTEIEIEFLKGDPIALNGKKLSPATMLAALNDLGRDNGIGRLDLVENRFVGMKSRGVYETPGGTILLAAHRAIESITLDRGAAHLKDEFMPRYAELIYNGFWFSPERVMLQAMIDKSQEDVEGTVRLKLYKGNVIVTGRKSKKTLYSDALVTFEDDRGAYDQKDAEGFIRLNGLRLRTLAARNRKG is encoded by the coding sequence ATGTCCAAGTTCAAAGACGTGAAGAAAGTCGTGCTCGCCTATTCCGGCGGCCTCGACACGTCCATCATCCTGAAATGGCTGCAGACCGAGCTCGGCGCCGAGGTCGTCACCTTCACCGCCGACCTCGGCCAGGGCGGCGAGCTGGAGCCGGCGCGCCGCAAGGCCGAGATGATGGGCATCAAGGACATCCGCATCGTCGACGTGCGCGAGGAATTCGTTTCCGACTTCGTCTTTCCGATGTTCCGTGCAAACGCGGTCTATGAAGGCACCTATCTGCTCGGCACCTCGATCGCCCGACCATTGATCTCCAAGCATCTGGTCGAGATCGCCAAGGAAACCGGAGCCGACGCGATTGCGCATGGAGCGACCGGCAAGGGCAACGATCAGGTCCGCTTCGAGCTTTCCGCCTACGCGCTCAACCCCGACATCAAGGTCATCGCGCCGTGGCGCGACTGGTCGTTCAAGTCGCGCACCGACCTCCTCAACTTCGCCGAGCAGCACCAGATCCCGGTGCCGAAGGACAAGCGCGGCGAGGCGCCCTTCTCGGTCGACGCCAACCTTCTGCACTCCTCCTCCGAGGGCAAGGTTCTGGAGGATCCGTGGAGCGAGCCGCCGGAATTCGTCCACCAGCGCACCGTCTCGCCGATGGACGCACCCGACGTCGTCACCGAGATCGAGATCGAGTTCCTCAAGGGCGATCCGATCGCGCTCAACGGCAAGAAGCTGTCGCCGGCCACCATGCTGGCGGCGCTCAACGACCTCGGCCGCGACAACGGCATCGGCCGCCTCGACCTGGTCGAGAACCGTTTCGTCGGCATGAAGTCGCGCGGCGTCTACGAGACACCCGGCGGCACCATCCTGCTCGCCGCCCATAGGGCGATCGAATCGATCACGCTCGACCGCGGCGCCGCCCACCTCAAGGACGAGTTCATGCCGCGCTATGCCGAGCTCATCTACAACGGCTTCTGGTTCTCGCCCGAGCGCGTCATGCTGCAGGCGATGATCGACAAGAGCCAGGAAGACGTCGAAGGCACGGTCCGGCTGAAGCTCTACAAAGGCAATGTCATCGTCACCGGCCGCAAGTCGAAGAAGACGCTCTATTCCGACGCGCTGGTCACCTTCGAGGACGATCGCGGCGCCTACGACCAGAAGGACGCCGAAGGCTTCATCCGCCTCAACGGGCTGAGGCTGCGGACACTGGCGGCAAGAAACCGCAAGGGATGA
- a CDS encoding IS110 family transposase, with protein sequence MIVQNYVGCDISKQWLDFFDEASGRFRRIDNQADAIAAYVAGLRPGQDFVVMEATGVHDRLLRHALAKAGVPFSRHNPAHTHHYAKSTRRRAKTDRLDARMLSDYGRRYQPAAEPAPCEQNEQLQSLARYRDHLVEMRATLKKHLAEAFDEIVIADLEETIAAFDTRIHALESRIANVIRQTEDTARDYTLMISVPGVSKVGALSLLAHLPELGQRSPKAIAALAGLAPFDNKSGKLNRRSQIQGGRSRVRRALYMAALTAIRTCDRFKSFYSALAARSGSKKLAIIAVARKLLVVLNAIMRDKTAFA encoded by the coding sequence ATGATAGTGCAGAACTATGTCGGCTGCGACATCTCCAAGCAGTGGCTAGACTTTTTTGACGAGGCAAGCGGCCGTTTTCGGCGCATCGACAACCAGGCCGATGCGATCGCTGCCTATGTGGCAGGCCTTCGTCCCGGCCAAGACTTCGTCGTCATGGAGGCGACAGGCGTGCATGACCGGCTGCTGCGCCACGCGCTGGCCAAGGCCGGCGTGCCGTTCTCGCGGCACAACCCGGCCCATACCCACCACTATGCCAAGTCGACGAGACGGCGCGCCAAGACCGATCGTCTCGACGCCAGGATGCTGAGCGACTATGGCCGTCGCTATCAGCCGGCGGCCGAGCCGGCGCCGTGTGAACAAAACGAGCAGCTTCAATCGCTTGCCCGCTACCGCGACCATCTGGTCGAGATGCGGGCAACGCTGAAGAAGCACCTCGCTGAGGCCTTCGACGAGATTGTCATTGCCGACCTTGAAGAAACGATTGCCGCCTTCGACACACGCATCCATGCGCTCGAGAGCCGGATCGCCAACGTTATTCGTCAAACCGAGGACACCGCCCGCGATTACACGCTGATGATCTCCGTGCCGGGTGTCTCCAAGGTCGGCGCGCTCTCGCTCCTGGCGCACCTGCCCGAGCTCGGCCAGCGTTCACCCAAGGCGATCGCCGCACTCGCCGGCCTTGCCCCGTTCGACAACAAGAGTGGCAAGCTCAACCGCAGGAGCCAGATCCAGGGCGGGCGATCACGCGTGCGCCGCGCCCTCTATATGGCGGCCCTCACGGCCATCCGAACCTGCGACCGGTTCAAGTCCTTCTACAGCGCACTTGCCGCCCGATCAGGCTCCAAGAAACTCGCCATCATCGCCGTCGCAAGGAAGCTCTTGGTCGTCCTCAATGCTATCATGCGCGACAAAACCGCATTCGCATGA
- the thpR gene encoding RNA 2',3'-cyclic phosphodiesterase: MPRLFTALEIPRDAALSLSLLRGGLPGARWIDVENYHLTLRFIGDVEGHVADEIANALDRIHRPSFQLALSGVGAFGGKKPHAVWAGVAVSPDLTALQGEIDRICQRLGLPADPRKFSPHVTLARLRNSSPADVAQYLSARGNFSALPFRVGRFVLMSSRDSVGGGPYIVEEAWPLTGADARASSRFASASDASRIMR; encoded by the coding sequence ATGCCACGTCTTTTCACCGCCCTCGAAATTCCGCGTGATGCCGCTCTTTCGCTGTCCCTGCTCCGGGGCGGCCTTCCCGGAGCCCGCTGGATCGACGTCGAAAACTATCATCTGACGCTGCGCTTCATCGGCGATGTCGAAGGCCATGTCGCCGACGAGATCGCCAACGCGCTGGATCGCATCCACCGCCCTTCTTTCCAGCTGGCGCTCTCCGGCGTCGGCGCCTTCGGCGGCAAGAAGCCGCATGCGGTGTGGGCCGGCGTCGCCGTCTCGCCGGACCTTACGGCGCTGCAGGGCGAGATCGACCGCATCTGCCAGCGGCTCGGCCTGCCGGCCGATCCGCGCAAGTTCTCGCCGCATGTGACGCTTGCGCGCCTGCGCAATTCGAGCCCGGCGGACGTCGCGCAATATCTTTCGGCGCGCGGCAACTTTTCAGCGTTGCCTTTCCGCGTCGGCCGCTTCGTACTGATGTCGTCGCGCGATTCGGTCGGCGGCGGCCCTTACATCGTCGAGGAAGCCTGGCCCTTGACCGGCGCCGACGCGCGCGCCTCCAGCCGCTTCGCCAGCGCCTCCGACGCTTCGCGGATCATGCGGTAG